A region from the Enterobacter roggenkampii genome encodes:
- a CDS encoding dihydroxyacetone kinase subunit DhaK, producing MSRFFFNDRKQLVNDAIEGILLSAPHANLVKLDIDPAIRIVARGDWDKSRVAVISGGGSGHEPAHAGFVGKGMLTAAVCGDLFASPSVDAVLNAIVAVTGDRGCLLIVKNYTGDRLNFGLAAEKAKRYGLKVEMVIVADDIALPDNKQPRGIAGTALVHKIAGYAAEQGKSLSEVRDIAQQACDNLWSLGVAMQTCNLPGSDDEEGRIKQGHVELGLGIHGEPGASVVDTQNSKAIIDTLVTPLSAQAGKGRFAVLINNLGGVSALEMALLTKELAHSALKENIAYLIGPAPLVSALDMKGFSLTLLKLNDFFEKAIHADVETLGWQKPVAFAPLRTVAHSAIHDRVEYTPSDNPQVRAFVSSVSTTLLQLENRLNALDAKVGDGDTGSTFAQGARDIAHRLEGNALPLNDVPKLLLLVGERLATVMGGSSGVLMSIFFTAAGQKLHDGQTLPEALLSGLTQMKQYGGADLGDRTLIDALQPALEALQKGNIQAAAQAAQQGAEATSKMAKAGAGRSSYVNKENLDGVMDPGAVAVAEVFNVLAQQ from the coding sequence ATGTCCAGATTCTTCTTTAACGATCGCAAACAGCTGGTCAACGATGCCATTGAAGGCATACTGCTCTCTGCGCCACATGCCAATCTCGTCAAGCTTGATATCGATCCGGCCATCAGGATCGTCGCGCGCGGCGACTGGGATAAAAGCCGCGTGGCGGTAATTTCCGGCGGTGGCTCAGGCCATGAACCCGCACACGCCGGGTTTGTTGGCAAAGGGATGCTGACGGCGGCTGTGTGTGGCGATCTTTTTGCCTCGCCGAGCGTGGATGCGGTACTGAATGCCATCGTCGCGGTCACGGGCGATCGCGGCTGTCTGCTGATCGTCAAAAACTACACCGGCGACCGCCTGAACTTCGGCCTGGCCGCTGAAAAGGCCAAACGCTACGGCCTGAAGGTGGAGATGGTGATTGTGGCGGACGATATCGCGCTGCCGGATAATAAGCAGCCGCGCGGTATTGCCGGTACGGCACTGGTGCACAAGATTGCGGGCTATGCGGCGGAGCAGGGGAAATCGCTGAGCGAGGTACGGGATATTGCGCAACAGGCCTGCGATAACCTCTGGAGCCTGGGCGTAGCGATGCAAACCTGCAACCTGCCGGGCAGCGACGATGAAGAGGGGCGCATTAAACAAGGCCATGTCGAGCTGGGCCTGGGCATTCACGGCGAGCCCGGGGCTTCCGTGGTGGATACGCAAAACAGCAAAGCCATTATCGACACTCTGGTGACGCCGTTAAGCGCGCAGGCGGGTAAGGGGCGTTTTGCGGTGCTGATTAACAATCTTGGCGGCGTATCGGCGCTGGAGATGGCGCTGCTGACCAAAGAGCTGGCGCACTCGGCGCTGAAAGAGAATATCGCGTACCTGATTGGCCCTGCGCCACTGGTCAGCGCGCTGGATATGAAAGGCTTTTCTCTGACGCTGCTGAAGCTCAACGATTTCTTTGAAAAGGCGATTCACGCCGACGTCGAGACGCTGGGCTGGCAGAAGCCCGTGGCGTTTGCGCCACTGCGTACCGTGGCGCATAGCGCCATTCATGACCGTGTGGAGTATACCCCGTCTGACAATCCACAGGTGCGTGCGTTTGTCTCCTCCGTGTCGACAACGCTGCTCCAGCTCGAAAACCGCCTGAACGCGCTGGATGCTAAAGTGGGGGATGGCGATACCGGCTCTACCTTTGCGCAAGGGGCGCGGGATATTGCGCATCGCCTGGAGGGGAACGCGCTCCCGCTTAATGATGTGCCTAAGCTGCTGTTACTGGTTGGCGAGCGGCTGGCTACGGTGATGGGCGGGTCGAGCGGGGTGCTGATGTCGATCTTCTTTACCGCGGCCGGGCAAAAGCTGCACGATGGTCAGACGCTCCCGGAGGCCTTGCTCAGTGGACTTACGCAGATGAAGCAGTACGGCGGAGCGGATCTTGGCGATCGCACGCTGATCGATGCGCTGCAACCGGCGCTGGAGGCGTTACAGAAAGGCAATATTCAGGCGGCAGCGCAGGCCGCGCAGCAGGGCGCAGAAGCAACGTCGAAAATGGCGAAAGCCGGCGCGGGACGCTCGTCGTATGTCAATAAAGAGAACCTGGATGGGGTGATGGATCCGGGAGCGGTCGCGGTAGCGGAAGTATTTAACGTATTGGCGCAGCAGTGA
- a CDS encoding helicase HerA-like C-terminal domain-containing protein, translating into MSTPLLIARTLEKELYLLPAMANRHGLITGATGTGKTVTLQKLAESLSEIGVPVFMADVKGDLTGVAQEGTASEKLLERLKNIGITDWTPHGNPVVVWDIFGEKGHPVRATVSDLGPLLLARLLNLNDVQSGVLNIIFRIADDQGLLLLDFKDLRAITQYIGDNAKSFQNQYGNISSASVGAIQRGLLTLEQQGAEHFFGEPMLEIKDWMRTDSSGKGIINILSSEKLYQMPKLYAASLLWMLSELYEQLPEAGDLEKPKLVFFFDEAHLLFNDAPQVLLDKIEQVIRLIRSKGVGVWFVSQNPSDIPDNVLGQLGNRVQHALRAFTPKDQKAVKAAAQTMRANPAFDTEAAIQALGTGEALISFLDAKGSPSVVERAMVIAPCSRMGPVTDDERNGLINHSPVYGKYEDEVDRESAFEMLQKGVQATTESQDAPAAKGQSVAVDDGILGGLKDILFGSTGPRGGKRDGVVQTMAKSAARQVTNQIVRGMLGSLLGGRRR; encoded by the coding sequence ATGAGTACACCATTGTTAATTGCCCGGACGCTGGAAAAAGAGCTCTATTTACTGCCCGCGATGGCGAACCGCCACGGTCTGATCACCGGCGCGACCGGGACGGGGAAAACCGTCACCCTGCAAAAGCTGGCGGAGTCGCTTTCAGAGATTGGCGTACCGGTCTTTATGGCTGACGTAAAAGGCGATTTAACCGGTGTGGCTCAGGAAGGGACCGCCTCTGAAAAACTGCTCGAACGGTTGAAGAATATCGGCATCACGGACTGGACGCCGCACGGTAACCCGGTGGTGGTATGGGACATCTTCGGTGAAAAAGGCCACCCGGTGCGCGCCACCGTCTCCGATCTCGGTCCCTTGCTGCTGGCCCGTTTGCTTAACCTCAACGACGTGCAGTCCGGCGTGTTGAATATCATCTTCCGTATTGCCGATGACCAGGGACTACTGCTGCTTGATTTCAAAGATCTGCGCGCCATTACGCAGTACATCGGCGATAACGCCAAATCCTTCCAGAACCAGTACGGCAACATCAGCAGCGCCTCGGTGGGCGCAATTCAGCGTGGCCTACTGACGCTGGAGCAACAGGGTGCCGAGCACTTCTTCGGCGAGCCGATGCTGGAGATCAAAGACTGGATGCGCACCGACAGCAGCGGCAAAGGGATTATTAACATCCTGAGCTCCGAGAAGCTCTACCAGATGCCGAAACTCTACGCCGCCAGCCTGCTGTGGATGCTCTCTGAACTTTACGAACAGCTGCCAGAGGCGGGCGACCTTGAGAAGCCGAAGCTGGTGTTCTTCTTTGATGAAGCGCACCTGCTGTTTAACGATGCACCGCAGGTGCTGCTGGACAAGATCGAGCAGGTTATCCGCCTGATCCGCTCCAAAGGCGTCGGCGTCTGGTTTGTCTCGCAAAACCCGTCGGATATCCCCGATAACGTACTGGGACAACTCGGTAACCGCGTACAGCACGCCCTGCGCGCCTTCACGCCGAAAGATCAAAAAGCGGTAAAAGCCGCCGCGCAAACCATGCGCGCCAATCCGGCCTTTGATACCGAAGCCGCCATTCAGGCGCTGGGCACCGGTGAAGCGCTGATCTCGTTCCTGGATGCGAAGGGCAGCCCGTCCGTGGTGGAACGCGCCATGGTCATTGCGCCTTGCTCGCGCATGGGGCCGGTGACCGACGATGAACGCAACGGCCTGATTAACCACTCACCGGTTTACGGGAAGTACGAAGACGAGGTGGATCGCGAATCTGCGTTCGAGATGCTGCAAAAAGGAGTCCAGGCGACAACGGAATCGCAGGATGCGCCTGCCGCTAAAGGGCAGTCTGTCGCCGTGGATGACGGCATTCTTGGTGGACTCAAAGACATCCTGTTCGGCAGCACCGGGCCGCGCGGCGGCAAACGCGACGGCGTAGTGCAGACCATGGCGAAAAGCGCCGCGCGACAGGTCACCAATCAGATCGTACGCGGCATGCTGGGGAGTTTGTTAGGCGGCCGTCGCCGCTAG
- a CDS encoding TIGR01212 family radical SAM protein (This family includes YhcC from E. coli K-12, an uncharacterized radical SAM protein.) yields MQLQKLVNMFGGDLLQRYGQKVHKLTLHGGFSCPNRDGTIGRGGCTFCNVASFADEAQQHNSIAEQLAHQASLVNRAKQYLAYFQAYTSTWAEVQVLRSMYQQAVSQANIVGLCVGTRPDCVPDAVLDLLSEYKEQGYEIWLELGLQTAHDKTLHRINRGHDFACYQRTTRLARERGLKVCSHLIVGLPGEGQQHGLETLEKVVETGVDGIKLHPLHIVKGSIMAKAWEAGRLSGIELEDYTVTAGEMIRHTPAEIVYHRISASARRPTLLAPLWCENRWTGMVEIDRYLQENGVQGSALGRPWVPRLAATAA; encoded by the coding sequence ATGCAGTTACAGAAATTAGTCAATATGTTTGGTGGGGATCTTTTGCAGCGCTACGGGCAAAAGGTTCATAAGCTGACGCTGCACGGCGGGTTTAGCTGCCCGAATCGCGACGGCACCATCGGGCGCGGGGGCTGCACCTTCTGTAACGTTGCGTCGTTTGCCGATGAAGCGCAGCAACATAACTCTATCGCTGAACAGCTTGCTCATCAGGCCAGCCTGGTGAACCGTGCGAAGCAGTATCTGGCCTATTTTCAGGCTTACACAAGCACGTGGGCGGAGGTGCAGGTATTGCGATCGATGTATCAGCAGGCCGTCAGCCAGGCCAACATCGTTGGGCTGTGCGTGGGAACCCGCCCGGACTGCGTACCGGACGCGGTGCTGGACCTGCTCAGCGAGTACAAAGAACAAGGCTACGAGATCTGGCTGGAGCTGGGCTTGCAAACGGCACATGATAAAACACTGCACCGTATCAACCGTGGCCATGATTTCGCCTGCTACCAGCGCACCACGCGGCTGGCACGCGAGCGCGGGCTGAAGGTCTGTTCACATCTGATTGTCGGTCTGCCCGGTGAAGGTCAACAGCATGGCCTTGAAACCCTGGAAAAAGTCGTTGAAACCGGCGTGGACGGCATCAAGCTTCATCCGCTGCATATCGTGAAGGGCAGCATTATGGCGAAAGCCTGGGAGGCCGGGCGGTTAAGCGGTATCGAGCTTGAGGACTATACGGTGACGGCGGGGGAGATGATTCGCCACACGCCAGCGGAGATTGTCTACCACCGCATCTCGGCCAGCGCCCGCCGTCCAACGCTTCTGGCACCGCTGTGGTGTGAGAACCGCTGGACGGGGATGGTGGAAATTGACCGCTACCTGCAGGAGAACGGCGTACAGGGTTCGGCGCTGGGCCGCCCGTGGGTTCCGCGTCTAGCGGCGACGGCCGCCTAA
- the gltB gene encoding glutamate synthase large subunit, producing MLYDKSLEKDNCGFGLIAHIEGEPSHKVVRTAIHALARMQHRGAILADGKTGDGCGLLLQKPDRFFRIVAEERGWRLAKNYAVGMLFLNQDPEKAAASRRIVEEELQRETLSIVGWRDVPTNEGVLGEIALSSLPRIEQIFVNAPAGWRPRDMERRLFIARRRIEKRLQDDKEFYVCSLSNLVNIYKGLCMPADLPRFYLDLADLRLESAICLFHQRFSTNTVPRWPLAQPFRYLAHNGEINTITGNRQWARARTYKFQTPLIPDLHDAAPFVNETGSDSSSMDNMLELLLAGGMDIVRAMRLLVPPAWQNNPDMDPELRAFFDFNSMHMEPWDGPAGIVMSDGRFAACNLDRNGLRPARYVITKDKLITCASEVGIWDYQPDEVVEKGRVGPGELMVIDTRSGRILHSAETDNDLKSRHPYKEWMEKNVRRLVPFEDLSDEEVGSRELDDDTLASYQKQFNYSAEELDSVIRVLGENGQEAVGSMGDDTPFAVLSSQPRIIYDYFRQQFAQVTNPPIDPLREAHVMSLATSIGREMNVFCEAEGQAHRLTFKSPILLYSDFKQLTTMKEEHYRADTLDITFDVNDASLEETVNALCDKAEQMVRNGTVLLVLSDRNIAKNRLPVPAPMAVGAIQTRLVDKSLRCDANIIVETASARDPHHFAVLLGFGATAIYPYLAYETLARLVDTRAIDKDYRAVMLNYRNGINKGLYKIMSKMGISTIASYRCSKLFEAVGLHDEVANLCFQGVVSRIGGAGFADFQQDLVNLSKRAWLARKPLDQGGLLKYVHGGEYHAYNPDVVRTLQQAVQSGEYRDYQQYAELVNNRPAATLRDLIALNPGDEAVSIDEVEPASELFKRFDTAAMSIGALSPEAHEALAEAMNSIGGNSNSGEGGEDPARYGTNKVSRIKQVASGRFGVTPAYLVNADVIQIKVAQGAKPGEGGQLPGDKVTPYIAKLRYSVPGVTLISPPPHHDIYSIEDLAQLIFDLKQVNPKAMISVKLVSEPGVGTIATGVAKAYADLITIAGYDGGTGASPLSSVKYAGCPWELGLVETQQALVANGLRHKIRLQVDGGLKTGLDIIKAAILGAESFGFGTGPMVALGCKYLRICHLNNCATGVATQDEKLRKNHYHGLPFKVTNYFDFIARETRELMAQLGVKRLVDLIGRTDLLKELEGFTAKQQKLELSKLLETAQPHPGKAVYCTENNPPFDNGVLNAQLLQQAKPYVDDKQSKTFWFDIRNTDRSVGASLSGYIAQTHGDQGLAADPITAHFSGTAGQSFGVWNAGGVELYLTGDANDYVGKGMAGGLLAVRPPVGSAFRSHEASIIGNTCLYGATGGRLFAAGRAGERFAVRNSGAITVVEGIGDNGCEYMTGGIVCVLGKTGVNFGAGMTGGFAYVLDEDGEFRKRVNPELVEVLDVDTLAIHEEHLRGLITEHVQHTGSSRGEEILANWPAFSAKFALVKPKSSDVKALLGHRSRSAAELRVQAQ from the coding sequence ATGTTGTACGATAAATCCCTTGAGAAGGATAACTGTGGTTTCGGCCTGATCGCCCACATAGAAGGCGAACCTAGCCACAAGGTGGTGCGTACCGCTATTCACGCACTGGCCCGTATGCAGCACCGTGGCGCCATCCTTGCCGATGGTAAAACTGGCGACGGTTGCGGCCTGCTGCTGCAAAAACCGGATCGTTTCTTCCGCATCGTGGCGGAAGAGCGCGGCTGGCGTTTAGCCAAAAACTACGCTGTCGGCATGCTGTTCCTGAACCAGGATCCTGAAAAGGCTGCCGCCTCACGCCGCATCGTCGAAGAAGAACTTCAGCGTGAAACCCTGTCGATTGTCGGCTGGCGCGATGTGCCAACCAACGAAGGGGTGCTCGGTGAAATCGCCCTCTCCTCGCTGCCTCGTATTGAACAGATTTTCGTCAACGCGCCTGCGGGCTGGCGTCCGCGTGATATGGAACGCCGTCTGTTTATTGCCCGCCGCCGCATTGAAAAACGTCTCCAGGACGATAAAGAGTTCTACGTCTGTAGCCTCTCTAACCTGGTGAACATCTATAAAGGTCTGTGTATGCCGGCTGACCTGCCGCGCTTCTACCTGGACCTGGCGGACCTGCGTCTGGAATCGGCCATTTGCCTGTTCCACCAGCGCTTCTCCACCAACACCGTTCCACGCTGGCCGCTGGCGCAGCCGTTCCGCTACCTGGCACACAACGGTGAGATCAACACCATCACCGGTAACCGCCAGTGGGCCCGCGCCCGTACCTACAAGTTCCAGACGCCATTGATCCCTGACCTGCACGATGCCGCGCCGTTCGTGAACGAAACCGGCTCGGACTCCAGCTCGATGGATAACATGCTGGAACTGCTGCTGGCGGGCGGGATGGATATCGTGCGCGCCATGCGTCTGCTCGTGCCGCCGGCCTGGCAGAACAACCCGGATATGGACCCTGAGCTGCGCGCGTTCTTCGACTTTAACTCCATGCACATGGAGCCGTGGGACGGCCCGGCGGGCATCGTCATGTCCGACGGTCGTTTCGCTGCGTGTAACCTGGACCGTAACGGCCTGCGTCCGGCGCGCTACGTCATCACCAAAGATAAGCTCATCACCTGCGCCTCTGAAGTCGGCATCTGGGATTACCAGCCTGACGAAGTGGTCGAGAAAGGCCGCGTCGGTCCGGGCGAGCTGATGGTGATCGACACCCGCAGTGGACGCATCCTGCACTCCGCCGAAACCGACAACGATCTGAAGAGCCGCCATCCGTACAAAGAGTGGATGGAGAAAAACGTGCGTCGTCTGGTGCCGTTTGAAGATCTATCGGATGAAGAAGTGGGCAGCCGCGAGCTGGACGATGACACCCTCGCCAGCTACCAGAAGCAGTTTAACTACAGCGCGGAAGAGCTGGACTCCGTCATCCGCGTGCTCGGTGAGAACGGCCAGGAAGCGGTCGGCTCGATGGGTGACGATACCCCGTTTGCCGTGCTCTCCAGCCAGCCGCGCATCATTTACGACTACTTCCGCCAGCAGTTTGCGCAGGTCACCAACCCGCCAATCGATCCGCTGCGTGAAGCCCACGTGATGTCGCTGGCCACCAGCATCGGTCGCGAGATGAACGTCTTCTGCGAGGCCGAAGGCCAGGCGCACCGTCTGACCTTTAAATCGCCGATCCTGCTGTACTCCGATTTCAAACAGCTCACCACCATGAAAGAGGAGCACTACCGCGCCGACACGCTCGATATTACCTTCGACGTGAACGACGCGAGCCTCGAAGAGACGGTGAATGCGCTGTGCGACAAAGCCGAACAGATGGTACGTAACGGTACCGTGCTGCTGGTATTGTCCGACCGCAACATCGCGAAAAACCGTCTGCCGGTGCCTGCACCAATGGCGGTGGGCGCTATCCAGACGCGTCTGGTGGATAAGAGCCTGCGCTGCGACGCCAACATCATTGTTGAAACCGCCAGCGCGCGCGACCCGCACCACTTTGCCGTGCTGTTAGGCTTTGGCGCGACGGCGATCTATCCGTACCTGGCCTATGAAACGCTGGCCCGTCTGGTGGATACTCGCGCGATCGACAAAGATTACCGCGCGGTGATGCTGAACTACCGTAACGGCATCAACAAAGGTCTGTACAAGATCATGTCCAAAATGGGCATCTCGACCATTGCCTCCTACCGCTGCTCGAAGCTGTTTGAAGCGGTCGGCCTGCATGATGAGGTCGCCAACCTTTGCTTCCAGGGCGTGGTCAGCCGCATCGGCGGCGCCGGTTTTGCTGACTTCCAGCAGGATCTGGTGAACCTGTCCAAGCGCGCCTGGCTGGCACGTAAGCCGCTGGATCAGGGCGGTCTGCTGAAATACGTTCACGGCGGCGAGTATCATGCCTACAACCCTGACGTGGTGCGCACGCTGCAGCAGGCGGTTCAGAGCGGAGAATACCGTGATTATCAGCAGTACGCTGAGCTGGTGAACAACCGTCCGGCGGCGACGCTGCGCGACCTCATTGCCCTGAATCCGGGTGATGAAGCGGTCAGCATTGACGAAGTCGAACCGGCATCCGAACTGTTCAAACGCTTCGATACCGCGGCGATGTCCATCGGCGCGCTGAGCCCGGAAGCCCACGAGGCGCTGGCGGAAGCCATGAACAGCATCGGTGGCAACTCTAACTCCGGCGAAGGCGGTGAAGATCCTGCCCGTTACGGCACCAACAAGGTGTCCCGTATCAAGCAGGTGGCATCCGGCCGCTTTGGCGTGACGCCAGCGTACCTGGTCAACGCCGACGTGATTCAGATTAAAGTCGCTCAGGGTGCGAAACCGGGCGAAGGCGGTCAGCTGCCGGGTGATAAAGTTACCCCGTACATCGCCAAACTGCGCTACTCGGTACCGGGCGTGACGCTGATCTCCCCGCCGCCGCACCACGATATCTACTCTATCGAGGATCTGGCGCAGCTGATTTTCGACCTGAAGCAGGTCAACCCGAAAGCGATGATCTCCGTGAAGCTGGTTTCCGAACCGGGCGTCGGCACCATTGCCACCGGCGTGGCGAAGGCCTATGCGGACCTTATCACCATCGCCGGTTATGACGGTGGTACCGGCGCAAGCCCGCTCTCCTCCGTGAAATATGCGGGCTGCCCGTGGGAACTTGGCCTGGTGGAAACCCAGCAGGCGCTGGTGGCTAACGGTCTGCGTCACAAGATCCGTCTGCAGGTGGACGGTGGCCTGAAAACCGGCCTCGACATCATCAAGGCGGCGATTCTGGGTGCGGAAAGCTTCGGCTTCGGTACCGGCCCAATGGTTGCGCTCGGCTGTAAATACCTGCGTATTTGCCACCTGAACAACTGCGCAACCGGCGTTGCAACCCAGGACGAGAAGCTGCGTAAGAATCACTATCACGGTCTGCCGTTCAAAGTGACCAACTACTTTGACTTCATCGCCCGTGAAACCCGCGAGCTGATGGCGCAGCTGGGCGTGAAGCGCCTGGTAGACCTGATTGGCCGTACCGACCTGCTGAAAGAGCTGGAAGGCTTCACGGCGAAGCAGCAGAAGCTCGAGCTGTCTAAGCTGCTGGAAACCGCGCAGCCGCATCCTGGCAAAGCGGTCTACTGCACCGAGAACAACCCGCCGTTCGACAACGGCGTGCTGAACGCGCAGCTGCTGCAGCAGGCGAAACCGTATGTGGACGACAAGCAGAGCAAAACGTTCTGGTTTGATATCCGCAACACCGACCGTTCCGTGGGTGCCTCCCTCTCCGGCTACATCGCGCAGACGCACGGTGACCAAGGGCTGGCAGCCGATCCGATTACCGCACACTTCAGCGGTACTGCGGGTCAGAGCTTCGGCGTGTGGAACGCAGGCGGCGTTGAGCTGTACCTGACCGGCGATGCCAACGACTACGTCGGTAAAGGCATGGCGGGCGGTCTTCTGGCGGTACGTCCTCCGGTCGGCTCAGCCTTCCGCAGCCATGAAGCCAGCATTATCGGTAACACCTGCCTGTACGGCGCAACCGGCGGTCGTCTGTTTGCCGCGGGCCGTGCGGGCGAGCGTTTTGCGGTGCGTAACTCCGGTGCTATCACCGTGGTGGAAGGCATTGGCGATAACGGTTGTGAATACATGACGGGCGGGATTGTTTGCGTTCTGGGTAAAACCGGCGTGAACTTCGGCGCAGGCATGACGGGCGGTTTTGCCTACGTCCTGGATGAAGACGGTGAGTTCCGTAAACGCGTGAACCCTGAACTGGTAGAAGTGCTGGACGTTGACACGCTGGCCATTCACGAAGAACACCTGCGCGGTTTGATTACCGAACACGTGCAGCATACCGGTTCTTCGCGCGGCGAAGAGATCCTGGCGAACTGGCCGGCGTTCTCTGCGAAATTCGCGCTGGTTAAGCCGAAGTCCAGCGATGTTAAAGCCCTGTTGGGTCACCGTAGTCGTAGCGCAGCAGAGCTGCGCGTGCAGGCGCAGTAA